The following coding sequences are from one Neodiprion lecontei isolate iyNeoLeco1 chromosome 7, iyNeoLeco1.1, whole genome shotgun sequence window:
- the LOC107223076 gene encoding protein lethal(2)essential for life-like produces the protein MSLLPILLSDVLDEFESPSGILDRHYGMSLSPEELFEYRSPRCSDVLLYRPVRKLHGKRYTPYETRLVNKSKGGASVIKADKDKFHLTLDVQHFAPDEISVKVVDNNVVVEGKHEEKEDDQGWISRQFLRRYMVPSQCDIEQVRSSLSSDGILTITAPRKDAPPIENRERVIEIKRTGKPAVMQENEMSEKQIGGQVQEEQRRKKDEIAVEKKKTIAAA, from the coding sequence atgtctCTGCTTCCAATCTTGCTTTCCGACGTCCTCGACGAGTTCGAGAGTCCCAGCGGCATCCTCGACAGGCACTACGGGATGTCCCTCAGCCCGGAGGAGCTCTTCGAGTATCGTTCGCCGAGGTGTTCGGATGTCCTGCTCTACAGACCGGTGAGAAAATTGCATGGAAAGAGGTACACGCCCTACGAGACTCGGCTCGTGAACAAGTCGAAGGGCGGCGCCTCCGTCATCAAAGCGGACAAAGATAAGTTCCATCTGACATTGGACGTTCAGCATTTCGCCCCGGATGAGATCTCGGTTAAGGTAGTCGACAACAACGTGGTCGTCGAAGGAAAGCACGAGGAGAAGGAGGACGATCAAGGTTGGATCTCGAGGCAGTTCCTGAGGAGGTACATGGTGCCGTCACAATGCGACATTGAGCAGGTACGATCGAGCTTGTCGTCCGACGGAATCCTGACCATAACTGCACCGAGAAAAGACGCGCCGCCAATTGAGAATCGTGAGAGAGTTATCGAGATTAAACGCACCGGAAAACCGGCTGTCATGCAGGAGAATGAAATGTCTGAGAAACAGATCGGCGGACAAGTGCAGGAGGAGCAACGTAGGAAGAAGGACGAGATCGCCgtggaaaagaagaaaactatCGCGGCTGCCTAA
- the LOC107223083 gene encoding protein lethal(2)essential for life, with translation MSLIPLLFSNWWEDLDEPHSLIDQHFGVGLRPEQLLAPSLVNRRSPGSLYYRPWGALLNYGNTGSSVVKADKDQFKVILDVQQFKPEEINVKVVDKCVVVSAKHEEKRDEHGWVSRQFERRYLIPDQCNIDEVSSSLSSDGVLTITAPRKEQLKIEGERSIKIQHTGKPAVRDTPNPATTPSDAEEKQIANDAK, from the coding sequence ATGTCTCTGATTCCGTTGCTGTTCTCCAACTGGTGGGAAGACTTGGACGAGCCGCACAGCCTGATCGACCAGCATTTCGGTGTCGGTCTTCGCCCTGAACAACTCCTCGCCCCGTCGCTTGTCAACCGCAGATCCCCGGGATCCTTGTACTACAGACCATGGGGAGCTCTTCTCAATTACGGGAACACCGGCTCGTCCGTGGTCAAGGCCGACAAGGATCAGTTCAAAGTCATCCTTGACGTGCAGCAGTTCAAGCCCGAGGAGATAAACGTGAAGGTGGTCGACAAGTGCGTCGTCGTCTCGGCCAAGCACGAGGAGAAACGCGACGAGCACGGCTGGGTGTCTCGCCAGTTCGAACGGCGATACCTGATCCCCGATCAGTGCAACATCGACGAGGTCTCGTCGAGCTTGTCCTCCGACGGCGTCCTGACCATCACGGCACCGAGGAAGGAGCAGCTCAAGATCGAGGGCGAGAGGAGCATCAAAATTCAGCACACCGGGAAACCGGCCGTGAGGGATACTCCGAACCCTGCGACCACGCCGTCCGACGCTGAGGAGAAGCAGATCGCTAACGACGCAAAGtaa